The Nitrospirota bacterium genome has a segment encoding these proteins:
- a CDS encoding PAS domain S-box protein translates to MKGLTESEARFRALFENAAVSFLIHNSETGELIEANRKAVEDYGLSSFEELKAMDYWLPEPYSLRDVARWVRKAAAEGPQRFEWKDLDREGRTYWRDISLKRIVLNGVPRVMAITQDITERKRAEESLKRSESENRMLINALPDLLFRISREGTIRDYRSSDASTLYVPPDVFLGEKIQDVLPAPIAGRAIELMGQVFASGKPRTLEYELNVHGEARFYDDRIVFLDQDEVLHVIRDITERKRAEEALRVSEERFRKVFHTSPDAIIMSRYSDGGLVTVNEGFTRILGYAEKEVVGKTTVALNIWVNPDDRMRLVEVLRRTGEVKNLEASFRRRNGTVICGL, encoded by the coding sequence ATGAAGGGACTCACGGAAAGCGAGGCCCGGTTCCGGGCGCTCTTCGAAAACGCCGCTGTCTCGTTCCTCATTCACAACAGTGAGACCGGGGAACTCATCGAGGCCAACCGCAAAGCGGTTGAGGACTACGGTCTGAGCTCCTTCGAAGAGCTGAAGGCGATGGACTACTGGCTGCCGGAGCCTTATTCCCTCCGGGATGTCGCGCGATGGGTCCGCAAGGCCGCTGCGGAAGGCCCGCAGCGCTTCGAATGGAAGGACCTCGACCGGGAGGGGCGGACGTATTGGCGCGACATCTCCCTGAAGAGAATCGTCCTGAACGGTGTTCCCCGCGTCATGGCCATCACTCAGGACATCACCGAACGCAAGCGGGCCGAGGAGTCGCTGAAACGAAGCGAATCGGAAAATCGCATGCTGATCAACGCGCTTCCCGACCTGCTGTTTCGCATATCCCGCGAGGGTACGATACGGGACTATCGCAGCTCCGACGCTTCGACATTGTACGTTCCGCCCGACGTGTTCCTGGGGGAAAAAATCCAGGATGTTCTTCCCGCGCCGATCGCCGGCCGGGCGATCGAGCTCATGGGCCAGGTGTTCGCGTCAGGCAAGCCGCGAACGCTCGAGTACGAACTAAACGTGCACGGCGAAGCGCGATTCTACGATGACCGCATTGTCTTTCTGGACCAGGACGAAGTATTGCATGTCATTCGCGATATCACCGAGCGCAAGCGGGCGGAGGAGGCGCTGAGGGTCAGCGAGGAACGGTTCCGGAAAGTATTTCATACAAGCCCCGATGCGATCATTATGAGCCGGTACAGCGATGGCGGACTAGTCACCGTCAATGAAGGATTCACGCGCATCCTGGGATATGCCGAGAAGGAAGTTGTCGGCAAGACGACCGTCGCCTTGAACATATGGGTAAACCCCGACGACAGGATGAGGCTGGTCGAGGTCCTCCGAAGAACGGGCGAAGTGAAAAACCTCGAAGCTTCTTTCCGCCGGAGGAACGGGACGGTCATATGCGGCCTC
- a CDS encoding AMP-binding protein, with the protein MFSFVARDYDHARSLFAITVPEEFNFGFDVIDRHAEDPDKRALVWTDASGKEQKEFTFRDISRLSNQAANALRSIGVRKGDRVFIMLGRVPEWYFILVACHKLGAVIMPAPVILLPPDIEYRIMKGRANVVITNRANYAKVDEAARKIAAPFLRHRVLLNGRAEGWHDFETEMQDASPELRRSDVEPTKATDSFLIYFTSGTTKYPKMVHHVCSYPLGHLRTAGLWHGLTDKDLIWVVSDTGWAKSAWGLYGQWAIGAALFVHNAEGRFNGKLTLELLTARGVTAFCGPPTVYRMLILENLANYDYTGVRNFMSAGEPLNPEVIKVWEEATGRTIREGYGQTESTVLVANYPFIRVKPGSMGRPVPDLTIDILDEDFRPLPAGEVGYICVRVNEKRPVGIFEGYLEDPEENAKVFQHGWYSTGDKATKDDEGYFTFVGRGDDIIKASGYRIGPFEVESVIQEHPAVAENAVVASPDPIRGEIIKTFIVLAPGYKASDALAREIQDFVKTKTAPYKYPREIEFMDELPKTVSGKVKRAVLRSREVERKLGKPGLGGQKV; encoded by the coding sequence ATGTTTTCTTTTGTCGCACGTGACTACGATCATGCACGCTCCCTGTTCGCGATCACCGTGCCGGAGGAGTTCAACTTCGGCTTCGACGTGATCGACAGGCACGCTGAGGACCCGGACAAGCGGGCGCTGGTCTGGACCGATGCCTCCGGAAAGGAGCAGAAGGAGTTCACCTTCCGGGACATCTCGCGGCTCTCGAACCAGGCGGCGAACGCGCTCAGGAGCATCGGCGTCAGAAAGGGGGACCGGGTCTTCATCATGCTCGGCCGCGTGCCTGAATGGTACTTCATTCTCGTGGCCTGCCACAAGCTGGGCGCCGTGATCATGCCCGCCCCCGTCATCCTGCTTCCCCCGGACATCGAGTACCGGATCATGAAGGGCAGGGCGAACGTGGTGATCACGAACCGGGCGAACTACGCCAAGGTGGACGAGGCCGCCCGGAAGATCGCCGCGCCGTTCCTCCGGCACCGGGTCCTGCTGAACGGCAGAGCGGAAGGCTGGCACGACTTCGAAACAGAAATGCAGGACGCGTCTCCGGAACTCAGGCGGAGCGATGTAGAGCCGACGAAGGCGACTGATTCCTTCCTGATCTACTTCACGTCGGGAACGACCAAATATCCCAAGATGGTGCACCATGTCTGCTCCTACCCGCTGGGCCATCTGCGGACGGCTGGCCTGTGGCACGGGCTCACAGACAAGGACCTGATCTGGGTCGTCTCGGACACGGGCTGGGCCAAATCGGCCTGGGGGCTCTACGGCCAGTGGGCCATCGGGGCGGCGCTGTTCGTTCACAACGCCGAGGGCAGGTTCAACGGGAAGCTGACCCTCGAACTGCTGACCGCGAGGGGAGTGACGGCCTTTTGCGGACCGCCCACGGTCTACCGCATGCTGATCCTGGAGAACCTCGCGAACTATGACTACACCGGCGTGAGGAATTTCATGTCGGCCGGCGAGCCCCTCAATCCCGAGGTGATCAAGGTCTGGGAGGAGGCAACGGGGAGGACCATCCGCGAGGGATACGGCCAGACCGAGAGCACCGTGCTCGTTGCGAACTATCCCTTCATCAGGGTCAAGCCCGGCTCCATGGGCAGGCCGGTGCCGGACCTGACCATCGACATCCTGGACGAGGACTTCAGGCCCTTACCTGCCGGAGAGGTCGGATACATCTGTGTCCGGGTGAACGAAAAGAGACCCGTGGGCATCTTCGAGGGGTACCTCGAGGACCCTGAAGAGAACGCGAAGGTCTTCCAGCACGGCTGGTACAGCACCGGCGACAAGGCGACGAAGGACGATGAGGGCTACTTCACGTTCGTCGGCAGGGGCGATGACATCATCAAGGCATCGGGCTACCGCATCGGCCCCTTCGAGGTCGAGAGCGTGATCCAGGAGCACCCGGCAGTGGCGGAGAACGCCGTGGTCGCGAGCCCGGACCCGATCCGCGGCGAGATCATCAAGACGTTCATCGTGCTCGCGCCGGGGTACAAGGCGTCGGACGCCCTCGCCCGGGAGATCCAGGACTTCGTGAAGACAAAGACGGCGCCCTACAAATATCCGCGCGAGATCGAGTTCATGGACGAACTGCCCAAGACCGTGAGCGGCAAGGTCAAGCGCGCCGTGCTCCGGAGCCGAGAGGTGGAGCGGAAGCTGGGCAAGCCCGGGCTCGGAGGACAGAAGGTATAA
- a CDS encoding YhjD/YihY/BrkB family envelope integrity protein, producing the protein MRTAPDDLLKKTWVVLADAASSFGRNNGLTLASSLAFSAMLAIIPALFLLTLMLSAAIGSSARAVQETSDLMTQLIPAYSQVILREVDFIASHKGTIGLVNLLVLFWSTTPLVADLRVSLGTVFRKKPSRPFLMEKLFDAAVSMVFLVGLAAVSVAGLVFTLLERVRHLRLVPGYLAETAFFVTVNGVVLSLYFIFSKRSRFLHLLAGALAASLFWFALRPAFHLFLTFNPGYGFAFGSFKSLFVVVIWIYISLAIFLFGAEIAASLGRDDAVHIKSLIEGRKNIPAGVVSRSLLRFEKGSVIFRDGDAGNEMYSVLHGKVSIRKGDREIGVVSQGMSFGGLSFLLASPRVATAIALEDVELVTLNNENINSLMNEYPEFVVEMLREMALRLRETNKVTD; encoded by the coding sequence ATGAGAACAGCGCCTGATGATCTTCTGAAGAAAACCTGGGTCGTTCTTGCTGATGCAGCATCATCGTTCGGGAGGAACAACGGCCTGACCCTGGCGTCGTCGCTCGCATTCTCGGCGATGCTCGCGATCATACCCGCGCTGTTCCTGCTTACCCTCATGCTCAGCGCCGCCATCGGCTCATCGGCGCGGGCGGTGCAGGAGACGAGCGATCTCATGACGCAGCTCATTCCCGCCTACAGCCAGGTGATCCTGCGGGAAGTGGACTTCATTGCGAGCCACAAGGGAACGATCGGGCTCGTGAACCTCCTGGTGCTCTTCTGGAGCACGACGCCTCTCGTCGCGGACCTGCGCGTATCGCTCGGCACGGTCTTCCGCAAGAAGCCCTCCCGCCCCTTCCTGATGGAAAAACTGTTCGATGCCGCGGTCAGCATGGTATTCCTCGTGGGACTTGCCGCGGTGAGCGTGGCCGGCCTTGTGTTCACGCTCCTGGAGCGGGTCCGTCATCTGCGGCTGGTGCCGGGCTACCTCGCGGAGACCGCGTTCTTCGTCACCGTCAACGGTGTCGTTCTGAGCCTTTACTTCATCTTCTCGAAGCGGTCGCGGTTCCTCCATCTCCTGGCCGGGGCCCTCGCCGCGTCGCTGTTCTGGTTCGCTCTCCGGCCGGCATTTCACCTCTTTCTCACCTTCAACCCGGGATACGGGTTCGCCTTTGGATCGTTCAAGTCGCTCTTCGTGGTCGTCATCTGGATCTACATATCGCTGGCCATCTTCCTGTTCGGGGCGGAGATTGCCGCGAGCCTCGGCAGGGACGATGCGGTCCATATCAAGTCCCTGATCGAAGGCAGGAAGAACATCCCCGCCGGCGTCGTGAGCCGCTCTCTCCTGCGCTTTGAGAAGGGGAGCGTCATTTTCCGGGACGGGGACGCCGGGAACGAGATGTATTCCGTGCTGCACGGGAAGGTGTCGATCCGGAAAGGCGACCGCGAGATCGGCGTCGTATCGCAGGGCATGAGCTTTGGCGGGCTTTCGTTCCTCCTCGCGTCGCCTCGCGTGGCGACGGCAATAGCCCTCGAGGACGTGGAACTCGTGACGCTGAACAACGAGAATATCAACAGTCTCATGAACGAATACCCCGAGTTCGTCGTGGAGATGCTGCGCGAGATGGCGCTGCGGCTGCGAGAAACGAACAAGGTGACGGATTGA
- a CDS encoding Stp1/IreP family PP2C-type Ser/Thr phosphatase → MAPKPPPGTGETAETNPMKIISAAGTDRGRIRENNEDSVLAEDDIALYAVADGIGGHRGGEVASRLAIETLRMIVRESVSRGFDPETAEATLDTAFTTANARIVETGSQDPSLAGMGTTMTALLMTGKRAYVAHLGDSRAYLLRDGSLRQVTEDHAVVAEQVRAGLITPEQARRSPLRHIITRALGIQQEVHVDHRTIELGPADVFLLCTDGLTEMVEGPEIESILIRDSPAEAVVKLIAAANDYGGADNITVVVVARGELP, encoded by the coding sequence ATGGCCCCTAAGCCTCCGCCCGGGACCGGGGAGACCGCCGAAACCAACCCGATGAAAATTATTTCAGCAGCAGGCACGGACAGAGGCAGGATACGGGAAAACAACGAGGACTCGGTGCTCGCCGAGGACGATATCGCGCTCTATGCCGTGGCCGACGGGATCGGAGGACACCGGGGTGGCGAAGTGGCGAGCCGCTTGGCAATTGAGACGCTCAGGATGATCGTCCGGGAAAGCGTCTCCCGCGGCTTCGACCCCGAAACGGCGGAGGCAACCCTGGACACCGCCTTCACGACCGCCAACGCGAGGATCGTTGAAACCGGCTCGCAGGACCCGTCTCTCGCGGGCATGGGAACAACGATGACGGCCCTGCTCATGACCGGGAAGAGGGCCTACGTCGCCCACCTCGGCGACAGCCGCGCCTATTTGCTGCGCGACGGAAGTCTCCGGCAGGTGACCGAGGACCATGCGGTCGTGGCGGAGCAGGTCCGGGCCGGGTTGATCACGCCGGAACAGGCGAGGCGAAGCCCGCTGCGTCACATCATCACTCGGGCGCTTGGGATCCAGCAGGAAGTGCACGTCGACCACCGGACGATCGAGCTCGGACCGGCTGACGTGTTCCTGCTCTGTACCGACGGGCTGACCGAGATGGTCGAGGGCCCGGAGATCGAAAGCATTCTGATCCGGGACAGCCCGGCTGAAGCGGTCGTAAAGTTGATCGCAGCTGCGAACGATTACGGCGGGGCGGACAATATAACCGTTGTGGTGGTCGCCAGGGGCGAGCTGCCGTGA
- a CDS encoding response regulator, with translation MADGAGKEAASGSVERKKNFLVVVDGNPRDRYETGMLLQRLEYNVFTTGTAEEAGQYMDIAMPSLVVTEMLLPAMNGMEFVNRIKQAPRTKNVPVVVLSQMKDPKIEELCMVAGCASYLRKPVDPNTLYRTVQHAIEATPRHYIRLNTCFKAVIGGQAAAGSPDPGGDYVTALSENGLFIRTYHPRPLKAVLPVTFFMQGRQVNVQACVLYAFTSAGGPLKEPGMGMKFIEISDADREFIRAFIRDQVTN, from the coding sequence ATGGCGGACGGTGCGGGTAAGGAAGCTGCAAGCGGCAGCGTAGAGCGGAAAAAGAATTTTCTCGTCGTTGTGGACGGTAATCCCCGGGACCGTTACGAAACGGGCATGCTGCTGCAGCGCCTCGAGTACAACGTTTTTACGACGGGAACCGCGGAGGAGGCCGGTCAGTATATGGATATTGCCATGCCCTCGCTCGTCGTTACCGAGATGCTGCTCCCTGCTATGAACGGCATGGAGTTCGTGAACAGGATCAAACAGGCGCCTCGTACGAAGAACGTTCCCGTCGTCGTCCTGTCGCAGATGAAGGACCCGAAGATCGAAGAGCTCTGTATGGTCGCCGGCTGCGCATCCTATCTCCGCAAGCCCGTTGACCCCAACACGCTCTACCGGACCGTTCAGCACGCGATCGAGGCGACACCCCGGCATTACATCCGGCTCAACACCTGCTTCAAGGCCGTCATCGGAGGCCAGGCTGCCGCCGGGAGCCCCGATCCCGGTGGTGACTACGTCACGGCCCTTTCCGAGAACGGGCTCTTCATCAGGACCTATCATCCGCGGCCGCTCAAAGCGGTGCTTCCCGTGACGTTCTTCATGCAGGGCCGGCAGGTGAATGTGCAGGCGTGCGTCCTCTATGCCTTCACCTCGGCCGGCGGGCCGCTCAAAGAGCCCGGCATGGGCATGAAGTTCATCGAGATATCCGATGCCGATCGCGAATTCATCAGGGCCTTCATCCGGGACCAGGTAACGAATTAA
- a CDS encoding response regulator: MDREIRTILLVDGSASLLFSIGMLLKRLEYRVETARSAEDALRKMEDHLPSIVLTETALPGMRGSDLLKRIKDDHLRRSIPVVMLTGERDRETQDACMRLGCAAYLLKPVDPDLLYRTLQAVSETIPRAHIRLKTSLAVTVGDGTPMGGASRDELAIAISEGGMYVSTRYPQPQSALTPVRIFLPHAEIRARAVVLYSFPKGAGPYLEAGMGMKFVDLADADRESIRQFIREQLTRDIAPTESSGTKPPDWGSVRT, encoded by the coding sequence ATGGACCGGGAGATCCGAACGATTCTTCTTGTGGACGGCAGCGCCTCGCTGCTCTTTTCCATCGGTATGCTGCTGAAGCGTCTCGAGTACCGGGTGGAGACTGCGCGCAGCGCCGAAGATGCGCTCCGGAAGATGGAGGATCACCTGCCCTCCATCGTGCTGACCGAGACTGCGCTTCCCGGCATGCGGGGGAGCGACCTGCTCAAGCGGATCAAGGACGATCACCTGCGCCGGAGCATCCCGGTGGTCATGCTCACCGGCGAGCGCGACCGCGAAACGCAGGATGCCTGCATGCGGCTTGGCTGTGCCGCGTATCTCCTCAAGCCGGTCGATCCTGACCTGCTCTACCGGACGCTCCAGGCCGTATCGGAAACCATTCCTCGTGCGCATATCAGGCTCAAGACCTCGCTTGCGGTGACGGTCGGAGACGGGACGCCGATGGGCGGCGCGTCCCGGGACGAGCTCGCCATCGCCATCTCGGAAGGCGGCATGTATGTCAGCACGCGGTATCCGCAGCCACAAAGCGCGCTGACGCCGGTCCGTATCTTCCTGCCGCATGCAGAGATCCGGGCGCGGGCGGTCGTTCTGTACAGCTTCCCCAAGGGCGCGGGACCCTACCTCGAGGCAGGCATGGGGATGAAATTCGTCGACCTTGCCGACGCAGACCGGGAATCGATCAGGCAGTTCATCAGGGAACAACTGACCCGCGATATCGCTCCCACGGAAAGCTCCGGTACGAAGCCGCCCGACTGGGGATCGGTACGTACTTGA
- a CDS encoding ATP-binding protein, whose product MPVFEPSQYQFTCHAFAVLTVGVGIFFFGFFFLVRERGSSVSVRNWIFTLTESLWLLSFGMAYASRRDDLVQWWFLVGDIGVVFIPAALLALNVTIAGRGRELRGCVRASVALSLLFCTALITSDHFIGGLHHYSWGPAPAYGVIGILFIAYVIAVGVGSLILFIHAYRNSTEPHIRLRQRGFLVAALIGYPAFVDFIPKFGIPLYPFGYMPVALYMIYVTRVIVLYRMVDITPELATKQILETMQGAVIVADLEGSIRVVNRAAQVMLGRGRGDLLGRDLAGLLPVNAGLRDRVRRGERAASQEMVWMGQEGQRHEVNVSASLLTDGRDDTPIGVVYVAHDITNRKLAEEGLKEANRKLENLDKLKSDFVSIVSHELRTPLTSIKANAELILMKPAMELERKHKFLKVINEESERLGRLINDLLDLSRIEAGMVHWRDEELSLEDVLQKSVDGVLPLVQVKGLRLKMSIDESLPPVHGDVDRLVQLMTNLLSNAVKFTPAGGTITVEGRLEPSPQRQLVVAVSDTGSGIPPGELKLIFDKFHRSSDQFMSQTEGTGLGLSIARQIVEHHGGAIWATSAHGSGSTFTFTLPLAPVRPMLRGAGPLQDYATTPWS is encoded by the coding sequence ATGCCGGTGTTCGAGCCATCGCAGTACCAGTTCACTTGCCACGCCTTTGCCGTCCTCACGGTCGGTGTTGGGATCTTCTTCTTCGGTTTCTTCTTCCTCGTCCGGGAGCGTGGATCAAGCGTGTCGGTACGGAACTGGATCTTCACGCTCACCGAGAGCCTCTGGCTGCTGTCATTCGGCATGGCCTACGCAAGCCGACGGGACGATCTCGTGCAGTGGTGGTTTCTTGTCGGCGACATCGGCGTCGTGTTCATCCCGGCTGCACTGCTTGCCCTGAACGTGACCATCGCAGGACGCGGCCGGGAGCTCCGGGGGTGCGTCAGGGCAAGCGTTGCCCTGTCCCTGCTGTTTTGCACGGCCCTGATCACGTCGGATCATTTCATCGGGGGGCTGCACCACTATTCCTGGGGCCCGGCTCCGGCGTACGGCGTCATCGGCATACTGTTCATCGCGTATGTGATCGCTGTCGGCGTCGGCTCCCTCATCCTCTTCATCCACGCTTACCGGAACAGCACGGAGCCGCATATCCGGCTGCGACAGCGGGGCTTCCTGGTCGCCGCACTCATCGGATACCCCGCATTCGTCGATTTTATCCCCAAGTTCGGCATCCCCTTGTACCCCTTCGGGTATATGCCGGTGGCCCTGTACATGATCTATGTCACACGGGTGATCGTGCTCTACCGCATGGTGGACATCACGCCTGAACTGGCCACGAAGCAGATCCTGGAAACCATGCAGGGCGCGGTCATCGTCGCGGACCTGGAGGGCAGCATCCGCGTCGTGAACCGGGCTGCCCAGGTGATGCTCGGGCGCGGCAGGGGCGACCTGCTCGGCAGGGACCTCGCCGGGCTGCTGCCGGTTAACGCGGGGCTCCGGGACAGGGTCCGCCGCGGGGAACGGGCCGCGTCGCAGGAGATGGTCTGGATGGGGCAGGAGGGGCAGCGGCACGAAGTGAACGTCTCGGCCTCGCTCCTGACCGACGGCCGGGATGACACGCCGATAGGGGTCGTCTATGTCGCACATGACATCACGAACCGTAAGCTGGCGGAAGAAGGGCTGAAGGAGGCGAACCGGAAGCTGGAGAACCTGGACAAGCTCAAGTCCGATTTCGTGTCCATCGTGTCCCACGAGCTGCGCACGCCGCTCACCTCGATCAAGGCCAATGCCGAGTTGATCCTCATGAAGCCCGCCATGGAGTTGGAGCGGAAACACAAGTTCCTGAAGGTCATCAACGAGGAGAGCGAACGGCTGGGCAGGCTCATCAACGACCTCCTCGATCTGTCACGGATCGAGGCCGGGATGGTTCACTGGCGAGATGAAGAACTTTCGCTTGAGGATGTGCTGCAGAAGTCGGTCGACGGCGTCCTGCCGCTCGTGCAGGTCAAGGGGCTGCGGCTCAAGATGTCCATTGATGAATCGCTGCCGCCGGTTCACGGCGACGTAGACAGACTTGTCCAGCTCATGACCAACCTGCTTTCCAACGCGGTCAAGTTTACACCCGCAGGCGGGACGATCACGGTCGAGGGGCGTCTTGAACCCTCACCGCAACGACAGCTTGTCGTGGCCGTTTCCGATACGGGCAGCGGCATCCCGCCCGGGGAGCTGAAGCTGATCTTCGACAAGTTCCACCGGTCCAGCGACCAGTTCATGAGCCAGACCGAGGGAACGGGCCTGGGGCTTTCGATAGCCCGCCAGATCGTCGAACATCATGGCGGAGCCATCTGGGCAACCAGCGCGCATGGCTCGGGAAGCACGTTCACCTTTACTCTTCCCCTTGCCCCTGTACGCCCGATGCTCCGCGGCGCGGGACCGCTTCAGGACTACGCCACGACCCCGTGGTCATGA
- a CDS encoding nitroreductase family protein translates to MDLFEAIKTRRSVRKFFDKPVEDEKLAAVLEAVRMAPSWANYQCWRLVVVKDKAVKEKISELSYVESYFSPKGYKANPSKRALAEVPAVIVLCADPAQSGVLWGQNYYLTDAGIASQNLMLAARAQGLGTVFVGVYDEDKLKSLLGIPASIRIVGLFPLGYPVEEKKDGPPRKPLQEICFSEKWGGQ, encoded by the coding sequence ATGGACCTGTTCGAAGCCATCAAGACGCGAAGAAGCGTCAGAAAATTTTTTGACAAGCCTGTGGAGGACGAGAAGCTCGCCGCCGTGCTCGAAGCCGTGCGCATGGCGCCATCGTGGGCCAACTATCAATGCTGGCGCCTCGTCGTCGTGAAGGACAAGGCCGTGAAGGAAAAGATCAGCGAGCTCTCCTACGTTGAATCCTACTTCTCGCCCAAGGGCTACAAGGCGAACCCCTCGAAGAGGGCGCTTGCCGAGGTTCCGGCGGTCATCGTGCTCTGTGCAGATCCGGCCCAGTCAGGGGTCCTCTGGGGCCAGAACTATTATCTCACCGATGCCGGGATCGCTTCCCAGAACCTGATGCTGGCTGCGCGGGCGCAGGGATTGGGCACGGTCTTTGTGGGCGTTTATGACGAGGACAAGTTGAAGTCGCTCCTTGGCATCCCCGCTTCGATCAGGATCGTGGGGCTCTTCCCGCTGGGCTACCCGGTGGAAGAGAAAAAGGACGGTCCTCCGCGGAAGCCGCTTCAGGAGATCTGCTTCTCTGAGAAATGGGGAGGGCAGTAG
- a CDS encoding TRL domain-containing protein, protein MKPIVVIAVIICSILMLSGCIYTHVTTPLSIELNKTDLGHKQGEASMYSVLWLVAWGNAGAAAAANNGGVTVLTHMDREFEGILFGIYTRTTTIVYGD, encoded by the coding sequence ATGAAACCGATCGTCGTTATTGCTGTGATCATCTGTTCCATTCTGATGCTGTCGGGATGCATTTATACGCATGTCACCACGCCCTTAAGTATTGAGCTCAATAAAACGGACCTCGGTCATAAGCAGGGAGAGGCATCCATGTACTCCGTGCTATGGCTAGTAGCCTGGGGAAATGCGGGGGCCGCGGCTGCAGCGAACAATGGCGGGGTAACCGTGCTGACACACATGGATAGGGAATTCGAAGGTATCCTGTTCGGCATCTATACCCGAACAACTACGATCGTCTACGGCGATTGA
- a CDS encoding thioredoxin domain-containing protein, translating into MSEPIVLRCKACRTLNRVPAEKLSSNPICGQCKTPLEFPRHPVTATAATFDREIFDWPGYVLVEFWAKWCGYCRMIEPVVNDLASWRAGRLKTVRIDIDLEPDLQRRFMVKATPTFILFKNGTQVARMDGAPKEKIELVQWVDQLMR; encoded by the coding sequence ATGTCGGAACCGATCGTACTGCGATGCAAAGCCTGCCGCACGCTCAACCGGGTGCCAGCTGAAAAGCTTTCGTCAAACCCCATCTGCGGCCAGTGCAAAACGCCGCTCGAATTCCCCCGGCATCCGGTCACCGCCACGGCGGCGACGTTCGACCGCGAGATCTTTGACTGGCCGGGATATGTGCTCGTCGAGTTTTGGGCGAAATGGTGCGGCTACTGCCGCATGATCGAGCCGGTCGTGAACGACCTTGCGAGCTGGCGAGCCGGCCGCTTGAAAACGGTCAGGATCGATATTGACCTGGAGCCGGACCTCCAGAGGCGCTTCATGGTCAAGGCAACGCCGACCTTTATCCTGTTCAAGAACGGGACCCAGGTCGCGCGCATGGACGGCGCGCCCAAGGAAAAAATTGAACTCGTCCAGTGGGTCGACCAGCTGATGCGGTAG
- a CDS encoding formate dehydrogenase accessory protein FdhE has product MKEIEDIIREKPHLADPFRFYEKTLEFIASVNGTAASAGADQGAYAREQAPVIFARFSALLGLPEGVLTPLLQALEVGEIDFARLPHGEVPAFSLPYDEDDLFMMLYLLSRPWFLALRGKTRLDERVWEEGRCPVCHARPAVTGATEAGRRTAFCSFCRTTGYAVSTGCPVCLSEDGSKQSVFRFEGEDGFSILTCDHCRSYVKIIDAAMLSRWSAEIADIASLPLDIRAQEKGYMRRAPNPIGIRKITTRG; this is encoded by the coding sequence ATGAAGGAAATTGAGGACATCATCCGGGAAAAGCCGCATCTCGCGGACCCGTTCCGCTTCTATGAAAAGACACTGGAATTCATCGCGTCTGTGAACGGAACGGCCGCCTCCGCGGGCGCGGACCAGGGCGCCTATGCCCGCGAACAGGCGCCCGTCATCTTTGCGCGTTTCTCAGCACTGCTTGGTCTGCCGGAAGGGGTCCTTACGCCGCTGTTGCAGGCCCTGGAGGTGGGGGAAATCGATTTCGCGAGACTGCCGCATGGCGAGGTCCCGGCCTTTTCGCTTCCCTATGACGAGGACGACCTGTTCATGATGCTCTATCTGCTGAGCAGGCCCTGGTTTCTTGCCCTGCGGGGGAAGACCCGCCTTGATGAAAGGGTCTGGGAGGAGGGGAGATGCCCCGTCTGTCATGCCCGTCCGGCCGTAACCGGGGCAACGGAGGCCGGACGGCGCACAGCCTTCTGCTCGTTCTGCAGGACCACGGGATACGCCGTCTCTACCGGTTGCCCGGTCTGCCTTTCCGAAGACGGGTCAAAACAGAGCGTTTTCCGCTTCGAGGGCGAGGACGGTTTCAGTATCTTGACCTGCGATCATTGCCGATCCTATGTGAAGATAATCGATGCGGCGATGTTGTCGCGCTGGTCAGCCGAGATTGCAGACATCGCCAGCCTGCCGCTCGACATTCGCGCGCAGGAAAAGGGGTATATGCGCCGGGCCCCGAACCCGATCGGCATTCGGAAGATCACGACGCGGGGCTAG